From the Armatimonadota bacterium genome, one window contains:
- a CDS encoding FtsX-like permease family protein: protein MKNALHIGVALRISLQNARIRLGRSAITASGIALGIAFFTFVRASAALSPGAADTESISRQTWLSAVSLIMCAVGIMNAMLMAVAERYKEIGAMKCLGATDRFIVLLFFLESGMLGVVGSLAGFLFGASMAVGVVAFRVGLAPGWPMALAGLLLTAVAIGALLTIVATLLPAYRAAKMPASAALRVEV, encoded by the coding sequence ATGAAAAACGCTCTGCACATCGGCGTGGCGCTTCGGATCAGCCTGCAGAATGCCCGAATCCGCCTCGGTCGCTCGGCCATTACCGCCTCGGGCATTGCCCTGGGCATCGCCTTCTTTACCTTTGTGCGGGCGTCCGCCGCCCTCTCGCCCGGAGCGGCCGATACCGAATCGATCAGCCGCCAAACGTGGCTCTCGGCCGTCAGCCTCATCATGTGCGCCGTGGGCATCATGAACGCCATGCTGATGGCCGTGGCCGAACGCTACAAGGAGATCGGCGCGATGAAATGCCTCGGCGCGACCGATCGCTTCATCGTATTGCTCTTCTTCTTAGAATCGGGAATGCTCGGCGTCGTTGGATCGTTGGCCGGGTTCCTGTTCGGAGCCTCGATGGCCGTCGGAGTTGTAGCATTTCGGGTCGGTCTCGCTCCGGGTTGGCCGATGGCGCTCGCCGGTCTTCTGTTGACGGCGGTAGCGATAGGAGCCCTCTTGACCATCGTCGCCACCTTGCTGCCAGCCTATCGAGCGGCCA